TCTTATCAATCTATACATATATCTGTGTCTGGTGCTTCTTCCTTATCGAAACTAAAAATAAATAGGTTTTATGCAATTAAAGCGAATTAAAAGATGATGGGTAACCACACAGACACCGGAAACTTTGGCCACCTGGGAATCACGACGGCAGAGATGGAGTCCCTAGGTAGCTTCTGCGAAGCCGTCTTGCCTCCAGTGTCGCCGCCTGAAGAATATTCCGCCGGAGATGATCACTGCCGGAACAAAGAGGCACTCCGATCATTTTTCTCCACTTCTGGGTCTCGAACTCCTGTCGTTCGCGAGGTAAACCCACTTTTTTATACATTTTTTTAACCGAATTTTGCTTTTCAATAGAAAAAATAATTTTAACTACACAAAAACAAAACATAGTTTAAATCAAACTCGTTTTACATAAAACTAGAATATGTGTATATAATATATATGTGTTTGAAAATTTATATTCTTGAAATATCAAAAGTTTTCATGTTTTATAGAATTTTTTTTTTTGTAAAGGTGTTTTATAGAATGTGTTTTATAAGGTGTTGTTGCAAAATTGAAATTCAACAAAAATCAACTTTGTTTCGAAAAAAATTTAAACGCGAAAGGTTCTTCATTTTGCATTTGATTGCGTTTATTTTAGAATTAACCCAAACAATGTTTGAGGACCTTTTACCAAAAAGAAGAAATGTTAAAAGTTAAAAACAAAAACAATTTTTAGTGGTTCTATAAAAAAGATGCGCAACTGATAAAGCGAGGTCTAAAAATGAAGGTAAAATGTTTCGAATAGAAGTCAAATATTGCGTGAGTGAAAGACTTATTTATTGGATGCAGAGCATTGAGTTGATCACTAAACGAGGGACAGTAGAAACTTACCTTGTAACGAGATTGGTTCTGTTCTTGCTTGCTACGCGGCTAGGGACGTTACTCATTTGTGGAACCGAATGTTTGGTCTCGAGATGGCCTTTCGTCGAGAAATTCAGTGAGCTCTCGTTGGAGAAGAGGGAAAGAGTACTTCAGAAACAATTCAGAAACTGGATCTTAACTCCTATTAGAGCTGCCTTTGTCTACATCAAAGTCGCCTTTCTCTTCTGTTTCTTCTCCTGGGTATGTCTCAAATCCTCTGTTTTCTTTTCACTCCAAGGCTTGTCTAAGTCACAAAGAGACTGTGTATTTATTTTACAGTTGTGTTAAATTTGGATTAACCAATCTGAAATTCATCAAGCTAAACAGAAAGTTCCAAAAATTTGAAAACCCTAAACCTAAAAAATTTACTAAACGGATGAGATTGTCTTTTCCTTCGTTTAATTACACATAAAATAGATATAAGTTTCTTTTTCTATCATAACAAAAATCTCCAAAAATAATTTATTTTGCAAAAAAATAGAATAATTAAATTCGAAATATGATTAAAAATATGCAAAGTAATATTAATTAAATTTTGATCAGTAAACGAAAAATAAAATTTATGATATCGTTTTTAATATAAAAGAAAATTTAACTGAAAAAAAATTACATTATTGGTACGTTATTTACTCAACAATCATTTTTATTAAATTCTAAAAAATGTATTATAATAATGGGTACGCTATAAGATCCAACAAAATATCTATTATAGTTTTAAAAAAAAAATTGATTATTGCTAAAATAACAAAAACTAAATTAATCTACATATAATAATATAAATTAAAATATATATTTTTCATTAAACTAATTTTTTTTAAAAAGAAATTAAACTAAAACTTTGTAAAATAATAAGGGAAAATTTGGATAAATGCACTTCAATAAGAATATAATTTGAAAAATACACCTTTGTTTAAACTTTTTGAAAAATACACTTATCTATATATAAATTTACCAAATTGCCCAATCTTAATATTTATCAATTCCTATTAAACAATTTAAAAATAAAATATTTTAAAAGAAAATCGTTAGAGATAGGGAATTATTTGTGAATCCACTGTTCAGAATTTCTTCCAACTCTTTCATATACACATGAAAGTAATCTTTCGATAAGACTTCAATGCAAGCAACACCTTTTGTTTTCAATGACTTTAAACTGTTGGTATGTGATTGTTCTTCCTTTGCTTTTTTTTTCCATTACTTCTTTTTTGAATCTTGTACTCCATCTCTATATAAACAACATAAATCAAAAAAAAAAATTGTAAGATACACGAATCAAATCATTGGCTCAAACAGATTTATTGGATTTTCATGACACGTGAAAAAAAGAACAAACCGATGAATAATAATCAGTGCAATTATTTTTCATATTCAAAATCAAAAAAAAAAACACATATCCGAATATATCATATTAGCTAGAATTTACTTGGCTCCAGTAGAAAAGATGAAAATTTTGTAGAGACTAGACAAACGTGACTTGCTTTTGTTTTTTAACAATGTGACTTGTTTATATAAGTTGAAGAAAATAAAATAAAGGAGAATCTGTATAAACATCATGATAAAATCAAAACAAGTCATAATTCACATGTTATCTTTGTTATTGTAAAATTTAAATGGTAAAATAACATATTTATCTCAACACACATATATATCTAATTTTAATGATATTATTTTTATTAATTTCAAATTTATATATTAATTTTGAATTATATCTTGGGTAAAAATGTCAATTCATAATTAAGGAAGTGTATTTTTCAAAAGTTAAAATAGAAAATACAATTATCAAATTTCAAGGCAAATTATCCCAAATAATAACCATGCGTTTTGTAAACCTGGACCAGAATCTAGTGGTTCAAAATAGGATTTTTCCTCCTTTTGTGCTGACAACTTATTATTTTACAAGATAATATTTTATTTTAAAGATTAGAATTATAATATTAGTATTTTCTATGTTTTAGTAAATTAGTTTTTTCTTAATCTATAAATCTTATTATCATCTTGATTTGCCGATGCTTTTTTCTAGGTGAGTCCAAATGGCGAAAACCCTGCATGGGAAGCCATAGGTTACAACGTGAACACCAATGAGAACAAACCTTCCGAAACACACAGAGAAAGACCTCTTGAAAAAGGGATGGTGGAGACCATGCAAGAAACAGAGCAAACTCTCCTCGAATCACTTGCTCAAATGGGCCTAGAAGCGGAAACAGACCACGATACGATCAGAATCAAATGCGATGCTGTCGTGGTCGGATCTGGTTCAGGAGGAGGCGTGGCTGCTTCTGTTCTAGCAAAAGCTGGTCTGAAAGTAGTTGTTATGGAGAAAGGAAGCTACTATACGCCGTCTACTTATCCTTCTACCGAAGGTCCTGGCATGGACAAACTGTATGAAAATGGAGGGATCCTCCCTACCATTGACGGGAACATGATGGTGCTCGCTGGTGCAACAGTAGGCGGTGGATCCGCTGTGAACTGGTCTGCGTGTATCAAAACGCCGAAGTCGGTTCTTCAAGAATGGTCGGAGGATCGAAACATCCCTCTTTACGCCACCAAAGAATATGTTTCAGCTATGGAACTAGTGTGGGAGAGGATGGGCGTCACGGAGACATGTGAACTGGAGGGTTTTCAGAACCAGGTTCTTAGGAAAGGTTGCGAAAATCTCGGGATCAATGTCGAAAACGTTGCCCGTAACTCCTCGGAGAGGCATTATTGTGGGTCGTGCGGGTATGGATGCAGACAAGGAGACAAGAAAGGAAGCGACCGGACTTGGCTTGTCGACGCTGTGAGCCACGGAGCTGTTATTTTAACGGGGTGTAAAGCGGAGAGATTTATACTTGAAAACAACGGTAATAACGTAGGACGCAAGAAAATGAATTGTTTAGGAGTGATTGCGAAATCTTTAAACGGAAACATAGCGAAGAAAATAAAGATCGAAGCTAGAGTAACAATTTCAGCGTCTGGTTCACTTTTAACACCTCCTTTGATGATCAAAAGCGGGTTGAAAAACCGACACATTGGTAAAAACCTTCACCTACACCCTGTCCTAATGACGTGGGGTTACTTCCCGGACAAGGCATCTTCTAGTTTCTACTTCAAGGGAAAGTCTTACGAAGGCGGGATTATAACATCAATGAGCAAAGTGTTGTCAGAAGATTCAGAAGTTAGAGCCATCATAGAGACGCCAGCACTAGGACCAGCCTCATTCTCGGTGCTATGTCCTTGGACCTCAGGGCTTGACATGAAGAAGAGAATGTCAAGATACTCAAGAACCGCGAATCTCATAACGATAGTTAGAGATCGCGGTTCAGGAGAGGTGAGAACCGAAGGCAGGATAAGCTACGTTGTTGATAAAGTAGATAGAGAGAATATCACAGCCGGGCTTAGGCAGTCGTTGAGGATACTCATAGCAGCTGGAGCAGAGGAAGTGGGAACTCATAGAAGCGACGGGCAGAAACTGATATGCAAAGGGGTTGATGAGAAGTCGATCGACGAGTTTTTGGACTCGGTGAGTGCAGAGGAAGGGCCAAAGGCGATGACCGAGAACTGGAGTGTGTATAGCTCAGCTCATCAGATGGGAAGCTGTAGAATTGGAGTGGATGAAGATGAAGGAGCAATAGATCTTAATGGAGAGAGTTGGGAAGCTGATAAGTTGTTTGTGTGCGATGGAAGTGTGTTGCCAAGTGCGGTTGGTGTTAATCCTATGATTACAATTATGTCTACGGCTTATTGTATCGCCACAAGAATTGTTAAATCCATGACCACAGGTTAATTCTTTGAAGGAAATGATTTCAATTTCCTATATCAACTCTGCATTAAAAATTTCTTGTAGGTCTGTGTAGTGTGATTTATTATTATTATTTGTTAAACTTAACTTTTTTTACAGAAAATAATTATATAAACTGTGGTTCTTAATATACTTAAAATAGTTATATAATTAAGTCAAATTGTCTTGTTCTTAATATACTAAGAGCAGCTCCATCAGGAGTTCTTAACCTGGGTTTCTGAACAAAAAAGCTAAAAAAATAAATGAAAAAGAAATTAAATTTTAAAACCGGTTCTATAAACAGAGTTTAAAGAGACAGTAAGAACCCATACGTGTCAGTTTTGTATTGGTTGAATATGTAAAGGAAAAAAATTTCCGTGAATCTCTCTCTTCCTTCTCTTTCTTCCATTTGACTAAAAAAACAAAATTTCTCCGTCGTGGTACTCGTCGAACATCGGA
The DNA window shown above is from Brassica oleracea var. oleracea cultivar TO1000 chromosome C3, BOL, whole genome shotgun sequence and carries:
- the LOC106329419 gene encoding long-chain-alcohol oxidase FAO3-like, with product MMGNHTDTGNFGHLGITTAEMESLGSFCEAVLPPVSPPEEYSAGDDHCRNKEALRSFFSTSGSRTPVVRESIELITKRGTVETYLVTRLVLFLLATRLGTLLICGTECLVSRWPFVEKFSELSLEKRERVLQKQFRNWILTPIRAAFVYIKVAFLFCFFSWVSPNGENPAWEAIGYNVNTNENKPSETHRERPLEKGMVETMQETEQTLLESLAQMGLEAETDHDTIRIKCDAVVVGSGSGGGVAASVLAKAGLKVVVMEKGSYYTPSTYPSTEGPGMDKLYENGGILPTIDGNMMVLAGATVGGGSAVNWSACIKTPKSVLQEWSEDRNIPLYATKEYVSAMELVWERMGVTETCELEGFQNQVLRKGCENLGINVENVARNSSERHYCGSCGYGCRQGDKKGSDRTWLVDAVSHGAVILTGCKAERFILENNGNNVGRKKMNCLGVIAKSLNGNIAKKIKIEARVTISASGSLLTPPLMIKSGLKNRHIGKNLHLHPVLMTWGYFPDKASSSFYFKGKSYEGGIITSMSKVLSEDSEVRAIIETPALGPASFSVLCPWTSGLDMKKRMSRYSRTANLITIVRDRGSGEVRTEGRISYVVDKVDRENITAGLRQSLRILIAAGAEEVGTHRSDGQKLICKGVDEKSIDEFLDSVSAEEGPKAMTENWSVYSSAHQMGSCRIGVDEDEGAIDLNGESWEADKLFVCDGSVLPSAVGVNPMITIMSTAYCIATRIVKSMTTG